The following coding sequences lie in one Arachis hypogaea cultivar Tifrunner chromosome 9, arahy.Tifrunner.gnm2.J5K5, whole genome shotgun sequence genomic window:
- the LOC112708984 gene encoding uncharacterized protein: MQDVEELRHFISRKHIFVNEKEEQDGTSDSSSEEKNFSGSEEGSRERHTAEGNTFMLHPIKRLRKHEGVKFNHSSPTSLSAKGTEEIHWIDEAPTQNQDEFASCFYLSAMD, from the exons ATGCAGGATGTGGAGGAGCTCAGGCATTTTATCTCCAGAAAACACATTTTTGTTAATGAGAAAGAAGAGCAGGATGGCACATCTGATTCATCATCTGAAGAAAAGAATTTCTCTGGAAGTGAAGAAG GTTCAAGAGAAAGGCATACTGCTGAGGGGAACACTTTTATGCTTCATCCAATCAAAAGGTTGCGGAAGCATGAAGGCGTTAAATTTAACCATAGTAGCCCAACTTCACTCTCTGCAAAAG GGACAGAAGAAATTCATTGGATTGATGAGGCACCCACGCAGAATCAAGATGAATTTGCTAGTTGTTTCTATTTATCCGCAATGGATTGA